Proteins encoded within one genomic window of Amorphoplanes friuliensis DSM 7358:
- a CDS encoding carboxypeptidase-like regulatory domain-containing protein has product MTSTGARWSRPAASIVLAGAVLAVSAAPVAAAPPAIRIQSVSSDQVKSGETVRVRFKATNNNKRTEKVFVAVSGGLRCTAGCSAAPDIRAGQSRTFEATVVAPKVSAGEESGRNLAVSVRIGRQTAFDHKMILVRGANTSPSAVSRISGRVRDAGGDAIGGATVAVRDSAGHDYRTTTNAGGKFTITSNDSRPIAAGPITVAAAKDGYRSARATVQGAGGRAATVRLTLAAVASPSKAPSSPAAVASVPPVAEEEPATEESVTAAPATTEKVDGEGSGLLLFTILGGLLIAAGVGTLALMMIRRRAPASDPTMAAPTGAGGSGMADAPTAVLRTVPHDYGRPTPR; this is encoded by the coding sequence TTGACGAGCACAGGTGCCCGGTGGTCTCGCCCCGCCGCCTCGATCGTGCTGGCCGGTGCGGTGCTCGCCGTGTCCGCGGCACCCGTGGCGGCGGCCCCTCCGGCCATCCGCATTCAGAGCGTCTCGTCGGACCAGGTGAAGTCCGGTGAAACGGTGCGGGTGCGGTTCAAGGCCACGAACAATAATAAACGTACCGAAAAGGTCTTCGTGGCCGTGTCCGGCGGCCTGCGCTGCACCGCCGGGTGTTCCGCGGCCCCGGACATCCGGGCCGGCCAGAGCCGGACTTTCGAGGCCACGGTGGTCGCGCCGAAGGTGAGCGCCGGCGAGGAGAGCGGCCGCAACCTCGCGGTCAGCGTGCGGATCGGCAGACAGACCGCGTTCGACCACAAGATGATCCTCGTACGCGGCGCGAACACGTCACCCTCGGCGGTGAGCCGGATCTCCGGTCGCGTCCGTGACGCCGGCGGCGACGCGATCGGCGGCGCGACCGTGGCCGTCCGGGACAGCGCCGGGCATGACTACCGGACGACCACGAACGCCGGCGGCAAGTTCACGATCACCTCGAACGACAGCAGGCCGATCGCCGCCGGTCCCATCACGGTCGCCGCGGCCAAGGACGGCTATCGCAGCGCCCGCGCGACCGTGCAGGGCGCCGGGGGCCGCGCCGCGACGGTGCGGCTGACCCTGGCCGCCGTCGCCTCCCCCTCCAAGGCACCATCGTCACCGGCCGCCGTGGCGAGCGTTCCCCCCGTGGCCGAGGAGGAGCCCGCGACAGAGGAGAGTGTCACCGCCGCGCCGGCCACCACCGAGAAGGTCGACGGCGAAGGCAGTGGTCTGCTGCTTTTCACCATCCTGGGCGGGCTCCTCATAGCCGCGGGTGTGGGCACGCTCGCGCTGATGATGATCCGCCGGAGAGCCCCCGCGTCGGACCCGACGATGGCGGCGCCGACCGGTGCGGGCGGCAGTGGCATGGCCGACGCCCCGACCGCGGTGCTGCGTACCGTGCCGCACGACTACGGCAGGCCGACGCCTCGGTGA
- a CDS encoding fructosamine kinase family protein, giving the protein MTDSATFLRGCLDRAGIGDVVALEPVAGGLAALAGMATRRDAPPVFVKAFADAPDDDVFAAEADGLTALRKLGGVETPDVIQADRELLVLSVLQPRPGGEDFWEQLAHVLARLHLTTVNPRFGWHRDNWLGRRRQINTWADDGFAFFAEHRLLRWLGEPRVEAALDAGDRAALERLCRRLPDLLPDRPACLTHGDLWTQNLLATADGRPALIDPAVSYLWAEVDLAHLWTTSPPPEAHRFFALYAELTSLDADWQARMPILQLRQHLAVLAQFDNDWGAADLIRATLAPFRTRS; this is encoded by the coding sequence GTGACGGACTCGGCGACGTTTCTTCGCGGCTGTCTGGACAGGGCCGGGATCGGTGACGTTGTCGCCCTCGAGCCGGTCGCGGGTGGGCTGGCGGCGCTTGCGGGCATGGCAACCCGCCGGGACGCGCCCCCGGTGTTCGTCAAGGCCTTCGCCGACGCGCCGGACGACGACGTGTTCGCCGCGGAGGCCGACGGGCTGACGGCTCTGCGCAAGCTCGGCGGTGTGGAGACGCCCGACGTGATCCAGGCGGACCGGGAACTGCTCGTGTTGTCGGTGCTGCAGCCGCGGCCGGGCGGTGAGGACTTCTGGGAGCAGCTCGCGCATGTGCTGGCCCGCCTGCATCTGACGACGGTCAATCCGCGTTTCGGGTGGCACCGCGACAACTGGCTGGGCCGCCGCCGGCAGATCAACACCTGGGCCGACGACGGTTTTGCGTTCTTCGCCGAGCATCGGTTGCTGCGATGGCTCGGGGAGCCTCGCGTCGAGGCGGCACTCGACGCCGGCGACCGGGCGGCGCTGGAACGGCTGTGCCGGCGACTGCCCGACCTGCTGCCCGACCGGCCGGCCTGCCTGACCCACGGCGACCTGTGGACCCAGAACCTCCTGGCCACCGCGGACGGCCGCCCGGCGCTGATCGATCCGGCCGTGTCCTACCTGTGGGCCGAGGTGGACCTCGCCCACCTGTGGACGACCTCGCCTCCACCGGAAGCGCACCGGTTCTTCGCCCTGTACGCCGAGCTGACCTCGCTGGATGCCGACTGGCAGGCCCGGATGCCGATCCTTCAGTTGCGCCAGCACCTCGCCGTGCTGGCCCAGTTCGACAACGACTGGGGTGCGGCCGACCTGATCCGGGCAACTCTGGCCCCGTTCCGCACGCGGAGCTGA